From the genome of Perca fluviatilis chromosome 1, GENO_Pfluv_1.0, whole genome shotgun sequence, one region includes:
- the stra6l gene encoding STRA6-like: MMIRNRVEHEVSTIKDCQNGISIELFLHFSLIPAVVIVGVLSFLQKRAQKLAIDHRLPFLRGRFAIVVPLDTIGSLSNRWSYGFAFGAVSASVLLLFSERYIPFSVPAWARAIVYLVGALEVGLVYFPFFACLSTPFRAAGAVLGICYSLAWIVVTVWDSFTCPSGKILGKYQRWIVQWPCILSLIFLLGRFLYMLVKAVQIVEQEDPEELIEKHQIQHVKRLLRKTPAHSKTLSWFQSRVYEWDPYFKFPNRIIGTVIISLIGLYTLTLVDYSLSNVAFDQIDRWKNTLKQLVTSCNQTEALGVMIPQLEEFIDVARKSWLATTIFSTLNSVAYCFHVLACYRKHMKRLWKGQKGFLPEKFHNPRSAVSVACIARYSGWQIAFTLWGYLIVHFIYFLFALLLVYMLILPIQHGKALIMLTNLGLILLTIGLVIGLVILQIVLVQIFFLQDKMSPTDKQKPLALNNRKAFHCFNYFFFFYNVVMGISNCIMRLLCSIVVGTWLVSRLDRTIMQRGYETIDAGYSTWIGMIFADHYHNNPVMVCFCQLLVSNTPAKHTASAYSTFSNVSSESSVNNRVRRRWMLFYTLLRNPHLILLRKHHLSSSSSVHTSSSPQSHTLVQACFMASQTQSRQAESQSPPAIIVTPAEDISIDCDHVKNNIG, from the exons ATGATGATAAGAAACCGAGTGGAACATGA GGTCTCCACCATTAAGGACTGTCAAAATGGAATATCTATTGAGCTCTTCCTGCACTTTTCACTCATACCAGCA GTTGTGATTGTAGGGGTGCTCTCATTCCTCCAGAAGAGAGCCCAGAAACTGGCCATCGATCACAGATTGCCCTTCCTGCGGGGACGTTTTGCCATTGTGGT GCCTTTGGATACTATAGGCAGCCTCAGTAATCGTTGGTCCTATGGGTTTGCATTTGGGGCCGTGTCCGCCAGCGTCCTTCTGCTCTTTTCTGAACGTTACATCCCCTTCTCTGTCCCGGCCTGGGCCCGAG CTATAGTGTATCTGGTTGGAGCTTTAGAGGTGGGCCTGGTCTATTTCCCTTTCTTTGCCTGTCTGTCAACACCTTTCAGAGCAGCTGGGGCAGTTCTGGGAATATGCTACTCTTTGGCCTG gatCGTCGTTACAGTCTGGGATTCATTCACCTGTCCCAGTGGTAAG ATTCTAGGTAAATACCAGAGGTGGATTGTCCAGTGGCCCTGCATCCTCTCCCTCATCTTCCTTTTGGGACGATTTCTTTACATGCTGGTTAAAGCTGTTCAAATAGTGGAACAGGAG GACCCTGAAGAGTTGATTGAAAAACACCAGATACAGCATGTTAAGAGACTGCTGAGGAAAACACCTGCACACAG TAAGACCCTCAGCTGGTTCCAGAGCAGAGTGTATGAGTGGGACCCTTACTTCAAGTTTCCCAACAGAATCATCGGCACTGTCATCATATCCCTTATAGGCCTGTATACG TTGACCCTGGTAGACTACAGTCTCAGTAATGTGGCTTTTGACCAAATAGACAGGTGGAAGAATACACTAAAACAGCTGGTTACGTCTTGTAACCAGACTGAAGCTCTCGGAGTCATGATACCACAGCTGGAAGAATTCATCGACGTGGCTCGGA AGTCTTGGCTAGCTACCACCATCTTTTCTACTCTCAACTCTGTAGCCTATTGCTTCCATGTCTTGGCATGTTACAG AAAACACATGAAGAGGCTGTGGAAAGGGCAGAAGGGTTTTCTTCCTGAAAAGTTTCACAACCCTAGATCTGCTGTCAGTGTA GCTTGCATTGCAAGATACTCTGGTTGGCAAATAGCGTTTACACTGTGGG GCTACCTGATTGTCCATTTTATCTACTTCCTGTTTGCTCTGCTGTTGGTCTATATGCTGATTCTTCCTATACAGCATGGAAAAGCACTGATCATGCTCACCAACCTGGGTCTTATACT TCTGACCATCGGTCTAGTCATCGGCCTGGTGATTCTCCAGATAGTTCTGGTTCAGATCTTCTTCCTTCAGGACAAAATGTCTCCCACTGATAAACAAAAACCTTTGGCCCTTAATAACAG GAAGGCGTTCCACTGCTTCAActacttcttctttttctacAACGTGGTGATGGGGATCAGCAACTGCATAATGAGGTTGCTGTGCAGCATTGTAGTGGGAACGTGGCTGGTGTCCCGCTTAGACCGGACCATTATGCAGAGAGGATATGAAACCATAGATGCCG GCTACAGCACTTGGATTGGGATGATCTTTGCTGACCACTATCATAACAATCCAGTCATGGTGTGTTTCTGCCAACTGCTGGTCTCCAACACGCCGGCGAAACACACTGCATCTGCATACTCCACATTCAGCAATGTGTCATCTg AATCCTCTGTGAACAACCGGGTCAGGAGGCGTTGGATGTTGTTTTATACCTTACTGAGGAACCCTCATCTGATCCTGCTCAGAAAGCACCACCTCTCCTCATCTTCATCAGtacacacatcatcatctccCCAGTCACACACACTTGTGCAGGCTTGCTTCATGGCGTCTCAAACACAGAGTCGTCAAGCAGAGTCACAGTCACCACCAGCGATCATAGTCACGCCAGCAGAAGACATTTCCATTGATTGTGATCATGTTAAAAACAATATAGGTTAG
- the spink4 gene encoding serine protease inhibitor Kazal-type 4, with the protein MIGRVVFLGLLLICVAEDAGENSGFLRKPSCPNFGEEIMACPLNLAPVCGSDGNTYANECTLCARRQTTKMDILVAKEESC; encoded by the exons ATGATTGGAAGAGTTGTTTTTCTGGGACTGCTGCTCATCTGTGTGGCTGAAG ATGCAGGGGAGAACTCTGGATTCCTGAGAAAG CCTTCCTGTCCTAACTTTGGTGAGGAGATCATGGCGTGCCCTCTGAACCTCGCTCCCGTGTGCGGCAGCGATGGAAACACCTATGCCAACGAGTGTACCTTGTGTGCCCGGAGACA AACAACCAAGATGGACATTTTGGTTGCCAAAGAGGAAAGCTGCTGA